In Methanomicrobium antiquum, one DNA window encodes the following:
- a CDS encoding stage II sporulation protein M, translating into MFDNRLSLAVAFSLIIFILFAIIGVFSLAQNEEMAETLIQTLQNEMFAFVADDNPLVLAGKLFFNNLEASVLLFIGGATLGLLTIFILMTNGVIIGFVLSYASEKTGYLPILASIIPHGILEIPAFLIAAGLGFLLSESLWTEFKGQGDAAIDAKTLGRKFIVIVIPLLAFAAFIEAFITPQIIDLVLQGV; encoded by the coding sequence ATGTTTGATAACAGACTCTCACTGGCTGTAGCCTTTTCATTAATAATTTTCATCCTCTTTGCAATTATCGGTGTATTTTCACTCGCCCAAAACGAAGAGATGGCAGAAACACTTATTCAGACACTGCAGAATGAAATGTTTGCCTTTGTAGCAGACGATAATCCTTTGGTTCTTGCCGGAAAGCTTTTTTTCAATAATCTTGAGGCTTCGGTTCTGCTCTTTATCGGAGGAGCGACTTTAGGACTTTTGACAATTTTTATTCTGATGACAAACGGGGTGATTATCGGGTTTGTTTTAAGTTATGCATCAGAAAAAACAGGTTACCTTCCAATTCTAGCATCAATAATTCCGCATGGAATACTGGAAATTCCCGCCTTTTTGATTGCAGCCGGACTTGGATTTTTGCTGTCTGAGTCATTGTGGACTGAATTTAAAGGACAGGGTGATGCGGCAATTGATGCAAAAACGCTTGGCAGAAAATTCATAGTGATAGTAATTCCTCTTCTGGCATTTGCCGCATTTATAGAGGCATTTATTACACCACAAATCATAGATCTAGTACTTCAGGGAGTCTGA
- a CDS encoding DUF63 family protein has protein sequence MIGDFIYKYYVGPILNGEAYTIVDTLTYAAILIVSVYFVYRWLIKSGISIDTEFILALIPYVVLGGLLRVVEDTGIIPPPWNVLLITPIIYFVIFFYVIAALISSRILESRKVIENFSRGLAAAGIFACALSLIPLVFVGVTQTQINIYVMLFILAMATATSCIVWAFIRYVLKWEYVSDILYKLLIFGHLLDASATSFGIDLHEITYVEQHVAGSFLIEATGTAFSMFLLKLIVIIPGIYVLEMYRQEGSQAFWHLILFAMIMVGMAPGIRDMVRMILYV, from the coding sequence ATGATAGGGGATTTTATATACAAATATTATGTTGGTCCGATTCTTAACGGAGAGGCATATACAATTGTTGATACCTTAACCTATGCGGCGATTCTGATTGTTTCAGTATATTTTGTCTACCGCTGGCTGATTAAATCAGGAATAAGCATTGATACGGAATTTATACTGGCTCTCATCCCGTATGTTGTTTTAGGAGGCCTTTTACGGGTAGTTGAAGATACCGGAATTATCCCTCCGCCCTGGAATGTGCTTTTAATAACGCCGATAATTTACTTTGTAATTTTCTTTTATGTTATAGCGGCGCTCATATCTTCAAGGATACTTGAAAGCAGAAAGGTTATTGAAAATTTCAGTCGCGGTCTGGCCGCGGCAGGTATTTTTGCATGCGCTCTTTCACTCATACCTCTTGTCTTTGTCGGCGTTACACAGACCCAGATAAACATCTATGTAATGCTCTTTATTTTGGCAATGGCGACTGCTACATCCTGTATTGTCTGGGCTTTCATCAGGTATGTGTTAAAATGGGAATATGTATCTGATATTCTCTACAAACTGCTGATATTCGGACATCTTCTTGACGCAAGCGCTACCAGTTTCGGAATCGATCTGCACGAAATAACATATGTGGAACAGCATGTTGCAGGGTCATTTTTAATTGAAGCAACAGGAACAGCATTTTCAATGTTTTTACTAAAGCTCATTGTCATTATCCCTGGAATTTATGTCCTTGAGATGTACAGGCAGGAAGGAAGCCAGGCTTTCTGGCATCTGATCTTATTTGCAATGATAATGGTTGGAATGGCGCCTGGTATTCGTGATATGGTGAGGATGATTCTCTATGTTTGA
- a CDS encoding NAD(P)-dependent glycerol-1-phosphate dehydrogenase, which translates to MSADGIKVLKKPQFDKSRWLQMPRDVLIGHGTIEQLPKVCEDLHLGKSALIIAGENTLKAAGGHAKELLEEKYSVDIFCAKNISLETIENAEKSAEGFDFILGVGGGKAIDLAKIVSYNLDCQFISVPTAASHDGIASARASVPTAGGSVSLDAHPPHAIVADTEIIAKAPHRLMASGCADIISNHTAILDWELSHRMKGESISEYAAALSKMTAEILVKNAHLIYPGSEEGAWIVTKALVSSGVAMSIAGSSRPASGGEHKFSHALDILSPERGLHGEQCGIGSIMTMYLHGGNWREVRESLKDIGAPITPRQLGIDDETAVKALLMAKEIRPERFTILDMGLERKCAEKLVKMLYME; encoded by the coding sequence ATGAGCGCAGATGGTATAAAAGTACTCAAAAAACCCCAATTTGATAAATCCAGATGGCTTCAGATGCCCAGAGATGTTCTTATTGGACACGGAACGATAGAACAGCTCCCAAAAGTATGCGAAGATTTGCATCTGGGAAAATCTGCTCTTATTATCGCCGGCGAAAATACACTAAAAGCTGCCGGAGGTCATGCAAAGGAGCTTTTGGAGGAAAAATACAGCGTTGATATTTTCTGTGCGAAGAATATATCGCTGGAAACTATAGAAAATGCTGAAAAATCTGCTGAAGGTTTTGATTTCATTTTAGGAGTTGGCGGCGGAAAGGCAATAGATCTGGCAAAAATTGTGTCATACAATCTTGATTGCCAGTTCATAAGCGTCCCTACTGCGGCGTCACACGATGGAATAGCGTCTGCACGTGCATCTGTCCCAACTGCCGGCGGCAGTGTCTCTTTGGATGCACATCCTCCCCATGCAATTGTTGCAGATACAGAAATTATTGCAAAAGCACCGCACAGGCTGATGGCATCCGGATGTGCTGATATAATCTCGAATCACACCGCAATTCTTGACTGGGAATTATCACACCGGATGAAAGGAGAATCAATCAGTGAATATGCCGCGGCCCTGTCCAAGATGACTGCAGAAATTCTTGTCAAAAATGCGCACCTGATATATCCCGGCTCTGAAGAAGGTGCATGGATTGTAACAAAAGCCCTTGTATCATCTGGAGTTGCGATGAGTATTGCCGGGTCATCAAGGCCTGCTTCCGGAGGAGAACATAAATTCAGCCATGCACTGGATATTCTGTCTCCTGAAAGAGGTCTTCATGGTGAACAGTGCGGCATTGGTTCGATTATGACAATGTATCTGCATGGCGGCAACTGGCGGGAGGTTAGGGAATCCCTCAAGGATATTGGCGCGCCCATCACTCCCCGGCAACTTGGAATTGATGATGAAACTGCTGTAAAAGCCCTTTTAATGGCAAAAGAAATCCGTCCAGAGAGATTTACAATTCTGGATATGGGTCTTGAGAGAAAATGTGCTGAAAAACTTGTGAAGATGCTATACATGGAGTGA
- a CDS encoding UPF0179 family protein, protein MTEDQIRITLVGNAISKTGTEYIYKGDLPGCEGCRMFKVCNNLIPKRRYRIVGIKNEDVHSCNIHYGSMCAVEVIESPIETLIEVKKAILNSEIIFKPSCTETGCRYYDICMAEGLIEGDRYLISSISEDFKPECIRGKTLKKVELSNISD, encoded by the coding sequence ATGACAGAGGATCAGATTCGTATAACTCTTGTAGGAAACGCTATTTCAAAAACAGGGACTGAATATATCTATAAAGGTGATCTGCCCGGTTGTGAAGGATGCAGGATGTTTAAAGTCTGCAACAATCTAATCCCAAAAAGACGCTACAGGATTGTAGGAATCAAAAATGAAGATGTTCATTCCTGCAATATTCATTATGGCAGTATGTGTGCAGTAGAAGTAATTGAATCGCCGATTGAGACTTTGATTGAGGTGAAAAAAGCAATTTTAAATTCTGAAATTATCTTCAAGCCTTCATGCACGGAGACCGGATGCAGATATTATGATATCTGTATGGCTGAGGGACTGATAGAGGGTGACAGGTACCTTATATCATCGATATCAGAGGATTTTAAACCTGAATGCATTCGTGGAAAAACACTAAAAAAAGTTGAACTGAGTAATATATCCGATTAA
- the proS gene encoding proline--tRNA ligase — translation MAEESTTLPSKENFSEWYNEMLWRAEIMDVRYPVKGLYVWYPHGFSLRRSTYNILRELLDRDHEETLFPLLIPENEFMKEAEHIKGFEEEVYWVTHGGTTELDVKLALRPTSETAIYPMYSLWVRSHADLPLKLYQIVNTFRYETKHTRPLIRLREITSFKEAHTVHATWDDAKKQVEDAILLYKEFYDRICVPIIFSKRPEWDKFPGADYTMAADAIMPDGRTLQVGTVHHLGDNFSKTFDLKYEDENGEQKPAFQTCYGISERCIAALISIHGDNKGLVLPPEVAPVQIAIVPIITKNSAEEVLKSAKELEGELKSAGFRVKLDARELRPGAKYYHWEMRGVPLRVEIGPRDLENGVIMTVNRFGEKTPVKREDVLSGINNQLELFRNALKQKASDTIKGKIHSVSSFEEAKEVVEKGVAVVQWCGCKECADIIEENLDVSVLGNEIRSEYIKEENGNCIICGKPSKPALVARSY, via the coding sequence ATGGCAGAAGAGAGCACTACACTTCCTTCAAAGGAAAATTTCAGTGAATGGTATAACGAAATGCTATGGCGTGCAGAAATTATGGATGTACGCTATCCGGTAAAAGGCCTTTATGTCTGGTATCCCCATGGATTTTCTCTCAGACGTTCTACATACAATATTCTTCGCGAGCTTTTAGACCGCGACCACGAAGAAACGCTCTTTCCACTTCTTATACCTGAAAATGAATTCATGAAAGAGGCTGAACACATAAAAGGGTTTGAAGAGGAGGTATACTGGGTAACTCACGGAGGAACAACGGAGCTTGATGTAAAACTTGCCCTAAGACCTACAAGTGAGACTGCAATATACCCCATGTATTCACTCTGGGTGCGTTCACATGCAGATCTGCCTTTAAAACTTTATCAGATTGTAAATACTTTCAGATACGAGACAAAACATACCCGCCCGCTTATCAGGCTTCGTGAGATAACATCGTTTAAAGAGGCACACACTGTCCATGCGACATGGGATGATGCCAAAAAACAGGTAGAAGACGCAATATTGCTATATAAAGAATTCTATGACAGAATCTGTGTTCCGATAATATTTTCAAAGCGTCCTGAGTGGGACAAATTCCCCGGTGCCGACTATACAATGGCGGCTGATGCTATAATGCCTGACGGAAGAACTCTTCAGGTCGGAACAGTTCACCATTTAGGCGATAATTTCTCAAAGACTTTTGACCTGAAATACGAAGATGAAAATGGTGAACAAAAACCTGCATTCCAGACATGTTATGGAATTTCTGAAAGGTGTATTGCCGCACTTATAAGCATTCACGGTGATAACAAAGGTCTTGTCCTCCCGCCGGAGGTTGCACCTGTCCAGATTGCAATAGTTCCGATTATCACAAAAAATAGTGCTGAAGAAGTACTTAAATCTGCAAAAGAACTTGAAGGAGAGTTAAAAAGCGCAGGATTCCGTGTAAAGCTGGATGCAAGAGAACTTCGCCCTGGTGCCAAATACTACCACTGGGAGATGAGGGGTGTTCCATTAAGAGTTGAAATTGGTCCAAGAGATCTTGAAAACGGCGTTATTATGACTGTTAACCGCTTTGGTGAGAAGACCCCTGTAAAAAGAGAAGATGTCCTGTCAGGAATTAACAATCAGCTTGAATTATTCAGGAATGCTTTGAAGCAAAAAGCTTCAGACACCATAAAAGGAAAAATTCATTCAGTTTCATCATTTGAAGAGGCAAAAGAAGTTGTAGAAAAAGGCGTGGCTGTTGTTCAATGGTGTGGATGTAAGGAGTGCGCAGATATAATCGAAGAAAATCTTGATGTCAGCGTTCTTGGAAATGAGATTAGATCTGAATACATCAAAGAGGAGAATGGCAACTGCATCATCTGCGGCAAGCCTTCAAAACCTGCCCTTGTAGCAAGAAGTTACTAA